The Colwellia sp. M166 genome segment ATAACGGCAACTTATCCATGGCATCGCGAAAGCCTTTCGGCGGCTCGGGCTCTTTAAGCGCAGCCAACAACTTACCAACATCGCGCAACGCGCTAACCTTGTCTTGTCCCATTGCCAAAGCAACACGGTCTGGCGTACCAAATAAATTAGTTAAAACCGGCATGCCATGCGGGTTACCATTTTCATCAGTTGGGTTTTCAAATAACAATGCTGGACCGCCTTGACGTAAGGTTCGATCACTGATTTCTGTCATGGTTAAATTAGTAGAAATAGGTTGGCGAATACGCTTTAATTGCCCTAATTTCTCTAATTGACTGATAAAGTCTCTTAAATCACTGTATTTCATATTTGAATTTTGCCAAAAATTTATCATGCATTATAACGGTAGATAGGGAAAAATCCCTAATTGATACCGATATCATGTAAATTCTTTCGTTTTTTCATAACTTCCTTATAACCAGCTCGTACCTTTTCAACCATGGCATCATCCGTTAACTGACTAAATGCCATGTAGAGCTCAATGGATGAAATATCTAATTTATAAAGTGGTTTTAAATTATGACAATTAAATGCATCTTGCAGACATATTGCTTGAAAACTTGATTTATTAGCCGGAAATAACTCAATTCGATTCTGTTGAAACAAGAAGAAATTTTGCTTCCCCTGCACAACCGTTGTCAGTTTTTTAAAACCATTATCGCGTAAGTATTGCTCAACAGCACTATCGCGCACAGTGCCTATTTGATATTGCTTGAGAGCTTCTAAAGAGGTTTGCAGATTAATCTCGCTATCAGACGCACCGTATAAATAATAGTCCAGAGCCATGATCCTACCGACCCATTTAAATTCATTTAATCTTGCTGTCGTTTTTGCCAAAGAGTAAATTAAAATATTGGCTTCAGTTAACGCTAACTGATATGCCCGAGCCCATGGCAATACTGCAATATCGTATGTTACACCTGCAGCTAATAAAACTTGCTCAACTAAGCTTGTAGCCGGCCCTGTAATCTTACCATTTTCAAGATATTGCAACGGAAAGGTATCTTCAGTGACAACTTTTATATTGATAATGTTTTGCTTATCTAGCTCCTCAGCACCACAAGCAATACTACTGACTAACATCAATAAAA includes the following:
- a CDS encoding ABC transporter substrate-binding protein, producing the protein MRCFSMFFLLMLVSSIACGAEELDKQNIINIKVVTEDTFPLQYLENGKITGPATSLVEQVLLAAGVTYDIAVLPWARAYQLALTEANILIYSLAKTTARLNEFKWVGRIMALDYYLYGASDSEINLQTSLEALKQYQIGTVRDSAVEQYLRDNGFKKLTTVVQGKQNFFLFQQNRIELFPANKSSFQAICLQDAFNCHNLKPLYKLDISSIELYMAFSQLTDDAMVEKVRAGYKEVMKKRKNLHDIGIN